A genomic window from Sulfurospirillum diekertiae includes:
- a CDS encoding rhodanese-like domain-containing protein has translation MKLRIISSSIVVIGLLLGGCSTHPEASTPSAKVLTEPTAHVKELIEKYKLENVDYAYVKIAIGNGTRDGAKALLIDARPHPKYLASTIPSSLNIPDTQIDQYIGQLDKVAKDKEIIVYCGGWECEKSPIVAGYLKEQGFTNVKLYQAGEPEWITKNYPEIGLPAAQAIFKNNSALFMDARPYAKYMAGTIPGSMYMSDEELDKLKGRLPVDKTTPIVSFCEGYSCAKSHNLAKKLQEFGYQKISVYAGGYPEWKEAGLQTTAGGAKKVEVATTPKKDAFVDGIKLGEDEGTVDGEWYKALIMSDKIPANVAVIDVRTPGEFANGHIKGAINIEAGKMSATEFAAKLPKGKVVIMNCSAGGRSMEAFLKLKNTKIDVSKIFYFDANIKCDKSGKCEIKVNEPLG, from the coding sequence ATGAAATTACGCATAATTAGTTCAAGCATTGTTGTTATAGGTTTGCTACTTGGCGGATGTAGCACACATCCAGAAGCAAGCACCCCGAGTGCAAAAGTATTAACTGAACCAACAGCACATGTCAAAGAGTTGATTGAAAAGTATAAACTTGAAAATGTAGATTATGCTTACGTTAAAATAGCTATAGGTAATGGAACAAGAGATGGTGCCAAAGCACTCTTGATTGACGCTCGTCCCCATCCAAAATATTTAGCAAGTACGATTCCTTCAAGCTTGAATATTCCCGATACGCAAATTGATCAATATATTGGTCAATTAGATAAAGTGGCTAAAGATAAAGAAATTATTGTCTATTGTGGTGGATGGGAGTGTGAAAAAAGCCCAATCGTTGCAGGCTATCTGAAAGAACAAGGCTTTACTAATGTTAAATTGTACCAAGCGGGTGAACCTGAATGGATTACTAAAAACTATCCAGAAATAGGCTTGCCAGCAGCTCAAGCCATTTTCAAAAATAACAGTGCTCTTTTTATGGATGCACGTCCTTATGCAAAATATATGGCAGGAACAATACCAGGTTCAATGTATATGAGCGATGAAGAGCTTGATAAACTAAAAGGTCGATTGCCTGTAGATAAAACAACCCCTATCGTAAGCTTTTGCGAAGGCTATTCATGTGCTAAATCACATAATTTAGCTAAAAAACTTCAAGAATTTGGCTATCAAAAAATCAGTGTCTACGCTGGTGGGTACCCTGAATGGAAAGAAGCAGGGTTGCAAACCACAGCGGGTGGTGCTAAAAAAGTAGAAGTAGCAACGACGCCTAAAAAAGATGCTTTTGTGGACGGTATCAAATTAGGTGAAGATGAGGGTACTGTGGATGGAGAATGGTATAAAGCGCTTATTATGAGTGATAAAATTCCTGCGAATGTAGCTGTAATAGATGTTAGAACACCTGGTGAGTTTGCTAATGGGCATATTAAAGGGGCTATCAATATTGAAGCAGGGAAAATGAGTGCAACGGAATTTGCAGCCAAGCTTCCTAAAGGTAAAGTGGTGATTATGAACTGCTCAGCAGGTGGAAGATCTATGGAAGCGTTCTTAAAACTTAAAAATACAAAAATTGATGTTAGTAAAATATTTTACTTTGATGCCAATATTAAATGTGATAAAAGTGGTAAATGTGAGATCAAGGTCAATGAACCTTTAGGTTAA
- the nrfD gene encoding NrfD/PsrC family molybdoenzyme membrane anchor subunit — MQTISLKKLFYFEKTPLNLVMAFTTVALLAAFAAGAVAYILHGHHVYNVTRQHPWGLLIAMYVFFVVSSTGLCIISSIGHVFGIPEFQQIGKRAIAGAIITISSGFAVIGLEIGHPMTMLIYNVLTPGLTSAIWWMGTLYGLYLTFICLEFFFLAIKVNHTFSKIFGICGLLVGLAAHSNLGAVFGFLISRPSANGVFYPVYFILSAMITGCYLVFLMYGFRYKMNFPEKVSVMLVKLAKILGMLLAVLIFFEAWKIITALYGDMPERAETILHATKSPTFWFGELILGMLIPFTIILVSNAKAIKATVYASISGMVGIFFMRYDLVHDTLLYPMTTLKRAEYQLAPTFVNYFPSAAEFAIGFGGIGLALFMYYLADKVFNLDDTESAHH; from the coding sequence ATGCAAACAATTTCTTTGAAAAAACTCTTTTATTTTGAAAAAACACCACTCAATTTAGTGATGGCATTTACAACTGTCGCACTTCTTGCAGCTTTTGCTGCAGGTGCGGTTGCCTACATTTTGCATGGACATCATGTATATAATGTAACAAGACAACATCCATGGGGTTTACTAATTGCGATGTATGTTTTCTTTGTTGTATCCAGTACGGGTCTTTGTATTATCTCTTCAATTGGGCATGTTTTTGGCATTCCAGAGTTTCAACAAATTGGTAAGCGTGCCATTGCGGGTGCCATTATCACGATTAGTTCAGGTTTCGCCGTTATTGGCTTAGAAATTGGTCACCCAATGACGATGTTGATTTACAACGTCTTAACACCAGGGCTTACCTCTGCTATTTGGTGGATGGGAACCTTGTATGGTCTTTACCTTACGTTTATCTGTTTAGAATTTTTCTTTTTAGCGATTAAAGTCAATCATACGTTTTCTAAAATCTTTGGTATTTGCGGTCTTTTAGTCGGTCTTGCAGCACACTCAAATCTTGGTGCCGTTTTTGGATTTTTGATCTCACGTCCATCTGCCAATGGTGTATTTTATCCTGTCTATTTCATTCTTTCAGCAATGATCACAGGATGTTATTTGGTTTTCTTAATGTATGGTTTTAGATATAAAATGAATTTCCCTGAAAAAGTAAGTGTAATGCTTGTCAAACTTGCAAAAATTTTAGGCATGCTTTTAGCGGTACTTATCTTCTTTGAAGCATGGAAAATTATAACAGCACTTTATGGAGATATGCCAGAGCGTGCAGAAACTATTTTACATGCGACGAAAAGCCCCACTTTTTGGTTCGGTGAGTTAATTTTAGGCATGTTGATACCATTTACGATTATTTTGGTCAGTAATGCCAAGGCAATTAAAGCAACCGTATATGCCTCTATATCAGGCATGGTGGGTATTTTCTTTATGCGTTATGATTTGGTTCATGACACATTGCTCTATCCTATGACAACACTCAAACGTGCAGAATACCAACTAGCACCTACCTTTGTAAATTATTTTCCTTCTGCAGCAGAGTTTGCAATAGGATTTGGTGGCATTGGCTTAGCGTTATTTATGTATTATCTTGCAGATAAAGTATTTAATCTTGATGATACTGAAAGTGCACATCATTAA
- a CDS encoding Bax inhibitor-1/YccA family protein → MGLYDRNYIQHNAQESTYEQTKVNESSMGVFIKQTYQLFAASLLAASAGSYVGIGMAKTISSWYLGLVILEFVFLFGLFAAKKKAGLNMILLFGFTFISGLTLVPLLSHTLGMPGGASIVANAFILTTVAFGGLSVFAMNTTRDFSAMGKMLFITLIVIVVAGIINIFFHSPILQLAIASISSILFSAFILYDTQNIIKGAYETPIEGAIALYLDFLNLFISLLQILGIFGSRDE, encoded by the coding sequence ATGGGACTGTATGACAGAAACTACATACAACACAATGCTCAAGAGAGTACCTACGAGCAGACAAAGGTCAATGAAAGCTCTATGGGAGTTTTTATTAAACAGACCTATCAACTGTTTGCAGCATCATTACTTGCGGCAAGTGCTGGCTCATATGTTGGAATTGGTATGGCAAAAACTATCTCTTCTTGGTATTTAGGCCTTGTCATTTTAGAGTTTGTCTTCTTATTTGGACTTTTTGCTGCTAAAAAGAAAGCTGGGCTCAATATGATTTTGCTTTTTGGTTTTACATTTATCAGTGGATTAACACTCGTCCCTTTGCTATCACATACATTGGGAATGCCAGGGGGTGCTAGTATTGTGGCTAATGCCTTCATTTTAACAACAGTTGCTTTTGGCGGTCTTTCTGTATTTGCGATGAATACCACAAGAGATTTTTCTGCAATGGGTAAGATGTTATTTATTACATTGATTGTAATTGTGGTTGCGGGTATTATTAATATCTTTTTTCATAGCCCAATTTTACAACTAGCTATTGCTAGCATTAGCTCTATCTTGTTTAGTGCATTTATTCTTTATGATACACAAAACATTATTAAAGGTGCTTATGAGACACCTATTGAAGGCGCTATTGCATTGTATTTAGATTTTTTAAATCTCTTTATCTCTTTACTTCAAATTCTAGGAATTTTTGGATCACGCGACGAATAG
- a CDS encoding 4Fe-4S dicluster domain-containing protein translates to MARYGMALNYNNCINCKACESACKEENGVLLLPDHYRIWVGVKEAEGQFPNISIASQTYQPSQCQHCDNAPCQQVCPTNATYYSKDGMVMVDPTKCILCTYCINACPYDARYVDNRTNTVDKCTFCSDTRLANGETTTACQATCPTKVRVFGDLDDPNSEISQLLVNKEYRQVKSHLGTKPKLFYIL, encoded by the coding sequence ATGGCACGTTATGGAATGGCACTAAATTACAATAATTGTATTAATTGTAAAGCATGTGAAAGTGCATGTAAAGAAGAAAATGGTGTTTTACTCCTACCCGATCATTATCGTATTTGGGTAGGGGTTAAAGAGGCAGAAGGACAATTTCCCAATATCTCTATTGCGTCCCAAACCTATCAACCAAGTCAATGTCAACATTGTGACAATGCACCGTGTCAACAAGTCTGCCCTACGAATGCAACTTATTACAGTAAAGATGGCATGGTTATGGTTGATCCTACTAAATGTATCTTGTGTACGTATTGTATTAATGCGTGCCCTTATGATGCGCGTTATGTGGATAATCGAACCAATACGGTTGATAAATGTACTTTCTGTTCAGATACGAGACTGGCTAATGGTGAAACAACCACAGCATGTCAAGCAACCTGCCCGACAAAAGTAAGAGTATTTGGTGACTTGGATGATCCAAATAGCGAAATTTCACAGTTGCTTGTGAATAAAGAGTATCGTCAAGTGAAGAGTCACTTGGGTACTAAACCAAAACTATTTTATATATTGTAG